A region of Salvelinus namaycush isolate Seneca chromosome 9, SaNama_1.0, whole genome shotgun sequence DNA encodes the following proteins:
- the LOC120053539 gene encoding dnaJ homolog subfamily B member 9-like, translating to MATSQSAFAFAVCILIITELILAKKDYYDILGVPKDANERQIKKAFHKLAMKYHPDKNKSPDAETKFRDIAEAYETLSDEKRRQEYDQFGHGTFHNDGTKGRNGPNVHQPFNFGDMFKDFDIYSQNRHARHKRHFEDHFRAHQEAHHSRHKRHSQGAFGAAGGGGFDGMFNDMKKFTFHRDTTKQTESRFQSTTAKQHCRTVTQRRGNMVTTYTDCTGS from the exons ATGGCAACTTCACAGTCAGCCTTCGCATTTGCAGTTTGTATCCTGATAATAACAGAGTTAATACTGGCCAAAAAGGACTACTATGACATATTGGGAGTGCCGAAAGATGCCAACGAGCGTCAGATAAAGAAGGCTTTTCACAAGCTGGCTATGAAGTATCACCCAGACAAGAACAAGAGCCCAGATGCTGAGACAAAGTTCAGAGACATTGCTGAGG CATATGAAACATTGTCAGACGAGAAGAGGCGACAAGAGTATGACCAGTTTGGACATGGCACATTCCATAACGATGGAACCAAAGGCAGAAACGGGCCAAACGTCCACCAGCCCTTCAACTTTGGTGACATGTTCAAGGACTTTGATATTTACAGCCAGAACCGGCACGCCCGTCACAAGAGGCACTTCGAGGATCACTTCCGGGCCCACCAGGAGGCCCATCACAGCAGACACAAAAGACACTCCCAGGGTGCTTTTGGAGCAGCAGGTGGTGGTGGCTTTGACGGCATGTTTAACGACATGAAGAAGTTTACTTTTCACAGGGACACTACTAAGCAGACTGAGAGCAGGTTTCAGAGTACTACCGCGAAGCAACACTGCAGAACAGTGACACAACGCAGGGGGAACATGGTCACCACGTACACTGACTGCACTGGCTCCTGA